In Kitasatospora gansuensis, a genomic segment contains:
- a CDS encoding putative leader peptide produces MRSVDVSNQAPGIRLVARLHVDLCRLASAICPGPADAR; encoded by the coding sequence ATGCGTTCCGTCGATGTGAGCAACCAGGCCCCGGGCATCCGCCTCGTGGCGCGCCTGCACGTCGACCTGTGCCGGCTCGCCAGCGCGATCTGTCCCGGCCCTGCCGACGCCCGCTGA
- a CDS encoding amino acid permease: MTQQQYDEVTDPVPDEEGYARGLGSRQIQMIAIGGAIGTGLFLGAGTAISKAGPSLILSYAVAGLVIFAIMRALGELLTYRPVSGSFAEYAREFLGPFAGYVTGWTYWLFWVVTGMAETTAAAVYVKFWAPDIPQWISALVFLVILYGANLISVKLFGEIEFWFSMIKVTAIIGMILIGIGVLTLGFSDAGDTAALSNLWSDGGFFPKGIGSTVMTLQIVMFAYLGVELVGVTAGESENPQKTLPRAINTLPWRIALFYIGALVVILAVVPWREFSPGVSPFVAAFEKMGIPAAAGIINFVVLTAALSSCNSGMYSTGRMLRDLALRGQAPGQLTSLNRQKTPAAAITVSCLLMGLGVVLNYLAPAKAFEYITSVATVCGLWTWAMILICQIRYRTAWKAGHLPAPTFKAPGGVVASWAALAFLVMVIVLIAIDEDSRISLYVFPFWALLLVVGYQVLKRRNPAAVVPHGHDHVHAKSGN, from the coding sequence ATGACCCAGCAGCAGTACGACGAGGTGACCGACCCGGTACCGGACGAAGAGGGCTACGCCCGAGGTCTGGGCAGCCGTCAGATCCAGATGATCGCGATCGGCGGCGCGATCGGCACCGGCCTCTTCCTCGGCGCGGGCACCGCCATCTCCAAGGCGGGCCCGAGCCTGATCCTCAGCTACGCCGTGGCCGGCCTGGTGATCTTCGCGATCATGCGGGCGCTCGGCGAGCTGCTGACGTACCGTCCGGTCTCCGGCAGCTTCGCCGAGTACGCCCGCGAGTTCCTCGGCCCGTTCGCGGGCTACGTGACCGGCTGGACGTACTGGCTTTTCTGGGTGGTCACCGGCATGGCCGAGACCACCGCCGCCGCCGTGTACGTGAAGTTCTGGGCGCCGGACATCCCGCAGTGGATCTCCGCACTGGTCTTCCTGGTGATCCTGTACGGCGCCAACCTGATCTCGGTGAAGCTGTTCGGCGAGATCGAGTTCTGGTTCTCGATGATCAAGGTGACCGCGATCATCGGCATGATCCTGATCGGCATCGGGGTGCTCACCCTCGGCTTCAGCGACGCCGGTGACACCGCCGCGCTGAGCAACCTCTGGTCGGACGGCGGCTTCTTCCCCAAGGGCATCGGCTCCACCGTGATGACCCTGCAGATCGTCATGTTCGCCTACCTCGGCGTCGAGCTGGTCGGCGTCACGGCGGGGGAGAGCGAGAACCCGCAGAAGACCCTGCCGCGCGCGATCAACACGCTGCCCTGGCGGATCGCGCTGTTCTACATCGGCGCGCTGGTGGTCATCCTGGCCGTGGTGCCGTGGCGGGAGTTCTCCCCGGGCGTCAGCCCGTTCGTGGCCGCGTTCGAGAAGATGGGCATCCCGGCGGCGGCCGGGATCATCAACTTCGTGGTGCTCACCGCCGCGCTCTCCTCCTGCAACTCCGGGATGTACTCCACCGGCCGGATGCTCCGCGACCTCGCGCTGCGTGGCCAGGCCCCCGGGCAGCTCACCTCGCTCAACCGGCAGAAGACCCCGGCCGCCGCGATCACCGTCTCCTGTCTGCTGATGGGCCTCGGCGTGGTGCTCAACTACCTCGCCCCGGCCAAGGCGTTCGAGTACATCACCTCGGTCGCCACCGTCTGCGGCCTGTGGACCTGGGCGATGATCCTGATCTGCCAGATCCGCTACCGGACCGCCTGGAAGGCCGGTCACCTGCCCGCGCCGACCTTCAAGGCGCCGGGCGGCGTGGTGGCCAGCTGGGCCGCGCTGGCCTTCCTGGTGATGGTGATCGTGCTGATCGCGATCGACGAGGACAGCCGGATCTCGCTGTACGTCTTCCCGTTCTGGGCGCTGCTGCTGGTGGTCGGCTACCAGGTGCTCAAGCGCCGCAACCCGGCGGCCGTGGTGCCGCACGGGCACGACCACGTCCACGCCAAGTCCGGCAACTGA
- a CDS encoding MoaD/ThiS family protein: MAIEVRIPTILRTYTDGQKAVEGAGANLGELFADLDARHPGIAARLLDGGELRRFVNVYLNDEDVRFLEGIGTGLTDGDSVTILPAVAGG, from the coding sequence ATGGCCATCGAGGTCCGCATCCCGACCATCCTCCGCACGTACACCGACGGCCAGAAGGCCGTCGAGGGCGCCGGCGCCAACCTCGGCGAGCTGTTCGCCGACCTGGACGCCCGGCACCCCGGCATCGCCGCCCGTCTGCTGGACGGCGGCGAGCTGCGCCGCTTCGTCAACGTCTACCTGAACGACGAGGACGTCCGCTTCCTGGAGGGCATCGGCACCGGCCTGACCGACGGCGACAGCGTCACCATCCTCCCGGCCGTGGCCGGCGGCTGA
- a CDS encoding nicotinate phosphoribosyltransferase, whose protein sequence is MDADTVRRSTALLTDRYELTMLQAALRSGAAHRRSVFEVFTRRLPNGRRYGVLAGVGRVLDAVEDFRFTTPQLDWLADQKVVDETTLRYLADYRFSGDIHGYPEGEVYFPGSPLLTVEGSFAEAVILETLILSILNHDSAIAAAASRMTSAAGGRPCIEMGARRAHEDAAVSAARAAYVAGFGATSDLAAGFTYGIPTTGTAAHAFTLLHDSERDAFTAQIDSMGRGTTLLVDTYDLNEAVRTAVEVAGPGLGAVRIDSGDLTLLAHRVRRQLDELGATGTRIIVTSDLDEYAIAALAAAPVDGYGVGTSLVTGSGEPTCAMVYKLVARATAPDGPLVSVAKRSAGAKSSVGGRKWAARQPDAEGVAAAEVVGTGPVPAELEPYLLHVPLIRGGKVVGREPLAAARDRHLRVRDSLPLSATQLSKGEPVLPTELRLAP, encoded by the coding sequence ATGGATGCCGACACCGTGCGCCGCTCCACGGCGCTGCTCACCGACCGCTACGAGCTGACCATGCTGCAGGCCGCCCTGCGCAGCGGCGCCGCCCACCGGCGCTCGGTCTTCGAGGTGTTCACCCGACGACTGCCGAACGGCCGCCGCTACGGCGTGCTGGCCGGGGTCGGCCGGGTGCTGGACGCGGTCGAGGACTTCCGCTTCACCACCCCGCAGTTGGACTGGCTGGCCGACCAGAAGGTGGTCGACGAGACCACCCTGCGGTACCTCGCCGACTACCGGTTCTCCGGTGACATCCACGGCTACCCCGAGGGCGAGGTCTACTTCCCCGGCTCGCCGCTGCTCACCGTGGAGGGCAGCTTCGCGGAGGCGGTGATCCTGGAGACCCTGATCCTGTCGATCCTCAACCACGACTCGGCGATCGCCGCCGCGGCCTCCCGGATGACCAGCGCGGCGGGCGGACGGCCGTGCATCGAGATGGGTGCACGCCGGGCGCACGAGGACGCCGCCGTGTCGGCCGCCCGGGCCGCGTACGTCGCGGGCTTCGGCGCCACCTCGGACCTGGCGGCGGGCTTCACCTACGGCATCCCGACCACCGGCACCGCCGCGCACGCCTTCACCCTGCTGCACGACAGCGAGCGGGACGCCTTCACCGCGCAGATCGACTCGATGGGCCGGGGCACCACCCTGCTGGTCGACACCTACGACCTGAACGAGGCGGTGCGCACCGCCGTCGAGGTGGCCGGGCCCGGGCTCGGCGCGGTCCGGATCGACTCCGGCGACCTCACCCTGCTGGCCCACCGGGTCCGCCGCCAGCTGGACGAACTCGGTGCCACCGGCACCCGGATCATCGTCACCTCCGACCTGGACGAGTACGCCATCGCCGCCCTGGCCGCCGCCCCGGTGGACGGCTACGGCGTCGGCACCAGCCTGGTCACCGGCAGCGGCGAACCGACCTGCGCGATGGTCTACAAGCTGGTCGCCCGGGCCACCGCGCCCGACGGGCCGCTGGTCTCGGTCGCCAAGCGCTCCGCCGGCGCCAAGTCCAGCGTGGGCGGCCGCAAGTGGGCCGCCCGGCAGCCCGACGCCGAGGGCGTGGCGGCGGCCGAGGTGGTCGGCACCGGGCCGGTGCCGGCCGAGCTGGAGCCGTACCTGCTGCACGTCCCGCTGATCCGCGGCGGCAAGGTGGTCGGCCGCGAACCGCTCGCCGCCGCCCGCGACCGGCACCTCCGGGTCCGGGACTCGCTGCCGCTCTCGGCCACCCAGCTCTCCAAGGGCGAGCCGGTGCTGCCCACCGAGCTGCGACTGGCCCCTTGA
- a CDS encoding sigma-70 family RNA polymerase sigma factor, translating into MTNRHDPLSSVEFIAFRELHHPRYLSYARVWFREGGLAASVVEEAFAVMAAGWAEILGSPNPTAAAWRILRATVAARFDPARVPTQRVTAADEDLAILHYVVGLATPEIADVVGTDTANVASQLRHALREAADW; encoded by the coding sequence GTGACCAATCGTCATGACCCGCTCTCCTCCGTGGAGTTCATTGCCTTCCGCGAGCTTCACCACCCCCGGTACCTGAGCTACGCCCGGGTCTGGTTCCGCGAGGGCGGGCTGGCCGCGTCGGTGGTGGAGGAGGCCTTCGCGGTGATGGCGGCGGGCTGGGCGGAGATCCTGGGCAGTCCCAACCCGACGGCGGCCGCCTGGCGGATCCTGCGAGCCACCGTCGCCGCCCGCTTCGACCCGGCCCGGGTGCCGACCCAGCGGGTCACCGCCGCCGACGAGGATCTGGCCATCCTGCACTACGTGGTCGGCCTGGCCACCCCGGAGATCGCCGACGTGGTCGGCACCGACACGGCGAACGTGGCCAGCCAGCTCCGGCACGCCCTGCGCGAGGCGGCCGACTGGTGA
- a CDS encoding isochorismatase family protein — translation MHRALIVVDVQNDFCEGGSLAVAGGAEVAAAITDLIAESTPGYAHICATRDHHIDPGPHFSAEPDYVSSWPVHCLAGTEGVGFHPNFSPAVISGAIEAVFDKGAHSAAYSGFEGFDENGATLADWLRERDVTEVDVVGIATDHCVRATALDARREGFTTRVLLDLTAGVAATTTETALTELRESGVELTGTPIVRG, via the coding sequence ATGCATCGGGCACTGATCGTCGTGGACGTGCAGAACGACTTCTGCGAGGGCGGCAGCCTGGCCGTGGCCGGCGGCGCCGAGGTGGCCGCCGCGATCACCGACCTGATCGCCGAGTCGACCCCCGGCTACGCGCACATCTGCGCCACCCGGGACCACCACATCGACCCGGGGCCGCACTTCTCCGCCGAGCCGGACTACGTCAGCTCCTGGCCGGTGCACTGCCTGGCCGGGACGGAGGGGGTGGGCTTCCATCCGAACTTCTCGCCCGCGGTGATCTCGGGCGCGATCGAGGCGGTCTTCGACAAGGGCGCGCACTCGGCCGCCTACAGCGGCTTCGAGGGCTTCGACGAGAACGGGGCGACGCTGGCCGACTGGCTGCGCGAGCGGGACGTCACCGAGGTGGACGTGGTGGGCATCGCCACCGACCACTGCGTCCGGGCCACCGCGCTGGACGCCCGGCGGGAGGGCTTCACCACCCGGGTCCTGCTCGACCTCACCGCAGGTGTCGCGGCCACCACCACCGAGACCGCGCTGACCGAACTCCGGGAATCCGGCGTGGAGTTGACCGGCACGCCGATCGTCCGCGGCTGA
- a CDS encoding DinB family protein yields MITPDTKDWTWVLHRPCPDCGFDTPAVVREEVAGLVRANAAAWAALLTERPAAELRRRPAPEVWSDLEYACHVRDVFRVFDVRLRLMLDQDGPLFPNWNQDETAVAERYGEQDPALVAAELVPAAEQLAQGFESVSGAQWQRTGDRSDGARFTVESFARYLIHDPVHHLYDVTGGKR; encoded by the coding sequence ATGATCACTCCTGACACCAAGGACTGGACCTGGGTCCTGCACCGCCCCTGCCCCGACTGCGGCTTCGACACGCCGGCGGTCGTCCGGGAGGAGGTCGCGGGACTGGTCCGGGCCAACGCCGCGGCCTGGGCCGCCCTGTTGACCGAACGCCCGGCGGCGGAGCTGCGTCGGCGGCCCGCCCCCGAGGTGTGGTCCGACCTCGAGTACGCCTGCCATGTCCGGGACGTCTTCCGGGTGTTCGACGTCCGGCTGCGGCTGATGCTCGACCAGGACGGTCCGCTCTTCCCGAACTGGAACCAGGACGAGACCGCGGTCGCCGAACGCTACGGCGAGCAGGACCCGGCCCTGGTGGCGGCCGAACTGGTGCCCGCCGCCGAACAGTTGGCGCAGGGCTTCGAGTCGGTGAGCGGGGCGCAGTGGCAGCGCACCGGGGACCGCAGCGACGGCGCCCGGTTCACCGTCGAGTCGTTCGCCCGGTACCTGATCCACGACCCGGTGCACCACCTGTACGACGTCACCGGCGGCAAGCGGTAG
- a CDS encoding DUF2332 domain-containing protein, translating into MPLPHAAAMFDRQADACGELGSPLYEFLLRRAALDVAAGGPCAAAIVGHEQAPGPDAIALRLLGGVHALVLTGRAPALAAYYPSAGGAFTVPVPEAAWTVFRATVAEHLDWVRNWLTRPPQTNETGRANLLIAGLLHVLADAPRPVRLFELGASAGLNLLADRFRCEWSGGAHGPADSPVRLTDAWRGDPVFPLDRPLPDLEFTERRGCDPTPIDPLSPEGALALRSYVWADRPERAARLDGALALAAKHPVTVERLGAAEFLGGVTVAEGALTVVWHSIMRQYVPAAEWAQVEAELARLAAAATPTAPFAHLAFEPSRVAGSDRHRFVLTVRTGTGPAQVLAEAVPHGLPARAW; encoded by the coding sequence GTGCCACTCCCCCACGCCGCCGCGATGTTCGACCGGCAGGCCGACGCCTGCGGTGAACTGGGCTCCCCGCTCTACGAGTTCCTGCTCCGCCGAGCGGCACTGGACGTGGCGGCGGGCGGCCCGTGCGCGGCGGCGATCGTGGGACACGAGCAGGCCCCAGGACCGGACGCGATCGCCCTGCGGCTGCTCGGCGGGGTGCACGCGCTGGTGCTGACCGGCCGGGCCCCGGCCCTGGCGGCGTACTACCCGAGCGCCGGCGGGGCGTTCACCGTGCCCGTCCCGGAGGCCGCCTGGACGGTCTTCCGCGCCACCGTCGCCGAGCACCTGGACTGGGTCAGGAACTGGCTCACCAGGCCCCCGCAGACCAACGAGACCGGCCGGGCCAACCTGCTGATCGCCGGGCTGCTGCACGTCCTGGCGGACGCCCCGCGGCCGGTCCGGCTGTTCGAACTCGGGGCCAGCGCGGGCCTCAACCTGCTCGCCGACCGGTTCCGCTGCGAGTGGTCCGGCGGCGCCCACGGCCCGGCCGACTCCCCCGTCCGGCTGACCGACGCCTGGCGCGGCGATCCGGTGTTCCCGCTCGACCGGCCGCTGCCCGACCTGGAGTTCACCGAACGGCGCGGCTGCGACCCGACCCCGATCGACCCGCTCTCGCCGGAGGGCGCCCTCGCGCTGCGCTCGTACGTCTGGGCCGACCGCCCCGAGCGGGCCGCCCGGCTGGACGGCGCGCTGGCGCTGGCCGCCAAGCACCCGGTGACGGTCGAGCGGCTCGGCGCGGCCGAGTTCCTCGGCGGGGTGACGGTGGCCGAAGGCGCGCTCACCGTGGTCTGGCACTCGATCATGCGGCAGTACGTCCCGGCCGCCGAATGGGCCCAGGTGGAGGCCGAGTTGGCGCGCCTCGCGGCCGCCGCCACCCCCACCGCGCCGTTCGCGCACCTGGCGTTCGAGCCCAGCCGGGTGGCCGGCTCGGACCGGCACCGGTTCGTGCTCACCGTCCGGACCGGGACGGGCCCCGCGCAGGTGCTCGCCGAAGCCGTACCGCACGGGCTGCCCGCACGGGCCTGGTAG
- a CDS encoding DUF2017 domain-containing protein has product MVRLFESTGDGGARAALDEGDAALLRSLFVQVLEMIGPGPAASADPLAALFAEGPSKPPADPALARLFPDAYGDPEKPVDQEATAFSAEFRRYTEPDLRARKRDDVLAVIRSLDGLDAGEELTVPAEECPRWLGATNDLRLILGTRLGVTEEDDFFGLPDDDPAKPLAMAYLWLGALQESLLEAMAD; this is encoded by the coding sequence ATGGTTCGGCTGTTCGAGAGCACGGGCGACGGCGGCGCGCGGGCCGCGCTGGACGAGGGTGACGCCGCTCTGCTGCGCTCGCTGTTCGTGCAGGTGCTGGAGATGATCGGCCCCGGTCCGGCCGCGAGTGCCGACCCGCTGGCCGCGCTGTTCGCCGAGGGGCCGAGCAAGCCGCCCGCCGACCCGGCGCTGGCCCGGCTCTTCCCGGACGCCTACGGCGACCCCGAGAAGCCGGTGGACCAGGAGGCGACCGCGTTCTCGGCCGAGTTCCGCCGCTACACCGAGCCCGACCTGCGGGCCCGCAAGCGGGACGACGTGCTGGCGGTGATCCGCAGCCTGGACGGGCTCGACGCGGGCGAGGAGCTGACGGTGCCGGCCGAGGAGTGCCCGCGCTGGCTCGGGGCCACCAACGACCTGCGGCTGATCCTCGGCACCCGGCTCGGGGTCACCGAGGAGGACGACTTCTTCGGGCTGCCGGACGACGACCCGGCCAAGCCGCTGGCGATGGCCTACCTGTGGCTCGGCGCCCTGCAGGAGTCCCTGCTGGAGGCGATGGCCGACTGA
- a CDS encoding GNAT family N-acetyltransferase: MSTAPLTWTVSLTAVDHPEAATVLYEYIDELASRYYGRQATSEEIVAALGDGADLREPRGALLVARDGAVPVGCVGLRWQGAGLADGDAELTRMFVRKAARRGGAGARLVGAAEELARACGAGRIRLNTRKDLVEAIALYGRLGYRPIDPYGDDPYAEVWLAKSLG, translated from the coding sequence ATGAGCACAGCACCCCTGACCTGGACCGTCTCCCTGACCGCCGTGGACCACCCGGAGGCGGCCACCGTCCTGTACGAGTACATCGACGAGCTCGCCAGCCGCTACTACGGGCGCCAGGCGACCTCCGAGGAGATCGTGGCGGCGCTCGGGGACGGGGCGGATCTGCGGGAGCCCCGAGGGGCCTTGCTGGTCGCCAGGGACGGGGCGGTGCCGGTGGGCTGCGTCGGGCTGCGCTGGCAGGGGGCGGGTCTGGCGGACGGCGATGCGGAGCTGACCCGGATGTTCGTCCGGAAGGCGGCCCGTCGGGGTGGGGCGGGGGCCCGACTGGTGGGCGCGGCCGAGGAGTTGGCCCGGGCGTGCGGGGCGGGGCGGATCAGGTTGAACACCAGGAAGGACCTGGTCGAGGCGATCGCGCTGTACGGCAGGCTGGGCTACCGGCCGATCGATCCGTACGGGGACGACCCGTACGCGGAGGTCTGGTTGGCGAAGTCCCTCGGCTGA
- a CDS encoding PLP-dependent cysteine synthase family protein: MKYDSPLEAVGNTPLVRLPRISAAVPGNGDGLVTLWAKLEDRNPTGSIKDRPALHMIERAEAAGLLTPGCTILEPTSGNTGISLAMAAKLKGYRMVCVMPENTSEERRELLRMWGAEIIPSPAAGGSNTAVRIAKEIAAEHPDWVMLYQYGNPDNAGAHYAGTGPEILADLPGITHFVAGLGTTGTLMGVGRYLREKSPGVQIVAAEPRYDDLVYGLRNLDEGFVPELYDAEVLTTRFSVGSADAVRRTRELLQQEGIFAGVSTGAILHAAIGVGRKAAQAGERAEVVFVVADGGWKYLSTGIYTAESTEAAVEALQGQLWA; the protein is encoded by the coding sequence ATGAAGTACGACAGCCCGCTCGAAGCCGTCGGCAACACTCCGCTGGTCCGCCTGCCGCGGATCTCCGCCGCCGTGCCCGGCAACGGGGACGGGCTGGTGACCCTGTGGGCCAAGCTGGAGGACCGCAACCCGACCGGTTCGATCAAGGACCGGCCGGCTCTGCACATGATCGAGCGGGCCGAGGCGGCGGGGCTGCTCACCCCCGGCTGCACCATCCTGGAGCCGACCAGCGGCAACACCGGCATCTCGCTCGCCATGGCGGCCAAGCTCAAGGGCTACCGGATGGTCTGCGTGATGCCGGAGAACACCAGCGAGGAGCGTCGCGAGCTGCTCCGGATGTGGGGCGCGGAGATCATCCCCTCGCCCGCCGCCGGCGGCTCCAACACCGCCGTCCGGATCGCCAAGGAGATCGCCGCCGAGCACCCGGACTGGGTGATGCTCTACCAGTACGGCAACCCGGACAACGCCGGCGCGCACTACGCCGGCACCGGCCCGGAGATCCTCGCCGACCTCCCCGGCATCACCCACTTCGTGGCCGGTCTGGGCACCACCGGCACCCTGATGGGCGTCGGCCGCTACCTGCGGGAGAAGTCCCCGGGCGTCCAGATCGTCGCGGCCGAGCCGCGCTACGACGACCTGGTGTACGGGCTGCGCAACCTGGACGAGGGCTTCGTGCCCGAGCTGTACGACGCCGAGGTGCTCACCACCCGGTTCTCGGTCGGCTCGGCCGACGCCGTCCGCCGCACCCGCGAACTGCTCCAGCAGGAGGGCATCTTCGCGGGCGTGTCGACCGGGGCGATCCTGCACGCGGCGATCGGGGTGGGCCGCAAGGCCGCCCAGGCCGGGGAGCGCGCGGAGGTGGTCTTCGTGGTCGCCGACGGCGGCTGGAAGTACCTCTCCACCGGCATCTACACGGCCGAGTCGACCGAGGCCGCCGTCGAGGCGCTGCAGGGTCAGCTCTGGGCCTGA
- a CDS encoding GNAT family N-acetyltransferase, which translates to MIIREATAADWPAIWPFLHRIVAAGDTFTWPRDISEEFAREIWMKKLPGRTVVAVAEDGTVLGTAETHPNQMGPGSHIANAGFMVDEAHAGRGVGRALCAHVIEQARADGYRAIQYNAVASSNSRAVALWKSFGFTVLAAVPEGFLHPELGYVDLLVMYLPLKATDPAEV; encoded by the coding sequence GTGATCATTCGTGAGGCGACCGCGGCCGACTGGCCCGCCATCTGGCCCTTCCTGCACCGCATCGTCGCGGCCGGCGACACCTTCACCTGGCCCAGGGACATCTCCGAGGAGTTCGCCCGGGAGATCTGGATGAAGAAGCTGCCGGGCCGGACGGTGGTCGCGGTGGCGGAGGACGGCACGGTGCTGGGCACGGCCGAGACGCACCCCAACCAGATGGGGCCGGGGTCGCACATCGCCAACGCCGGTTTCATGGTGGACGAGGCGCACGCGGGCCGGGGCGTCGGCCGGGCGCTCTGCGCGCACGTGATCGAGCAGGCGCGCGCGGACGGGTACCGGGCGATCCAGTACAACGCGGTGGCGTCGAGCAACTCCCGTGCGGTGGCGCTGTGGAAGTCGTTCGGGTTCACGGTGCTGGCGGCCGTGCCGGAAGGGTTCCTGCACCCGGAGCTCGGCTATGTCGACCTGCTGGTGATGTACCTCCCGCTGAAGGCCACCGACCCGGCCGAGGTCTAG
- a CDS encoding cation diffusion facilitator family transporter, whose translation MEPHGHSHEHRNEHHHGHEHEHGHGHPQGHWSSLRHLLRPHSHDAADRLDSTLETSAEGLRTLWISLVVLALTAGVQAVVVALSGSVALLGDTVHNLADALTAVPLGLAFLLGRRAANRRYPYGYGRAEDLAGVAVVAVVAASAVFAAVTAVHRLLHPQPVGQLWAVVGAALVGCLGNEWVARYRIGTGRRIGSAALVADGLHARTDGLASLAVLLGAAGSAADWRLADPVVGLVITGAILLVLRSSAREVGRRLMDGVDPALLDVAERELRAVQGVYGVGALRLRWIGHSLRAEADVLVDGSLTVAAGHQVAEAAEHALIRAVPRLRAATVHLDPYT comes from the coding sequence ATGGAGCCGCACGGACACTCGCACGAGCACCGGAACGAGCACCACCACGGGCACGAGCACGAGCACGGGCACGGGCATCCGCAGGGGCACTGGTCGTCGCTCAGGCACCTGCTCCGGCCGCACTCGCACGACGCCGCCGACCGCCTCGACAGCACTCTGGAGACCTCCGCCGAGGGCCTGCGCACGCTCTGGATCTCGCTGGTGGTACTGGCGCTCACGGCGGGCGTGCAGGCCGTGGTGGTGGCGCTCTCCGGTTCGGTCGCGCTGCTCGGCGACACCGTGCACAACCTCGCCGACGCACTGACCGCGGTGCCGCTCGGGCTGGCCTTCCTACTCGGCCGCCGGGCGGCCAACCGCCGCTACCCGTACGGCTACGGCCGGGCCGAGGACCTGGCCGGGGTGGCGGTGGTCGCCGTGGTCGCCGCCTCGGCGGTGTTCGCGGCGGTCACCGCCGTGCACCGGCTGCTGCACCCGCAGCCGGTCGGCCAGCTGTGGGCGGTGGTCGGTGCGGCGCTGGTCGGCTGCCTGGGCAACGAGTGGGTGGCCCGCTACCGGATCGGTACCGGGCGGCGGATCGGCTCCGCCGCGCTGGTCGCCGACGGTCTGCACGCCAGGACCGACGGGCTGGCCTCGCTGGCCGTCCTGCTCGGCGCGGCGGGCAGCGCGGCCGACTGGCGGCTGGCCGACCCGGTGGTCGGGCTGGTGATCACGGGAGCGATCCTGCTGGTGCTGCGGAGCTCCGCGCGGGAGGTCGGGCGGCGGCTGATGGACGGTGTCGATCCGGCGCTGCTGGACGTGGCGGAGCGGGAGCTGCGGGCGGTTCAGGGGGTGTACGGGGTCGGTGCGCTGCGACTGCGGTGGATCGGGCACTCGTTGCGGGCCGAGGCCGACGTCCTGGTCGACGGCAGCCTCACCGTGGCGGCCGGGCACCAGGTCGCCGAAGCGGCCGAACACGCCCTGATCCGGGCCGTCCCCCGCCTCCGCGCGGCCACTGTCCACCTGGATCCGTACACCTGA
- the clpS gene encoding ATP-dependent Clp protease adapter ClpS has translation MSVAPVEIERPEVEGIPAVEPDTPWVTIVHNDPVNLMSYVQYVFQAYFGFPKEKARTLMMEVHQKGRAVVSSGSREEMERDVQAMHGYGLWATLQHD, from the coding sequence GTGAGTGTCGCGCCCGTGGAGATCGAGCGCCCGGAGGTCGAAGGCATTCCAGCGGTGGAGCCCGACACCCCCTGGGTCACGATCGTCCACAACGACCCGGTCAATCTGATGAGTTACGTGCAGTACGTCTTCCAGGCCTACTTCGGCTTCCCGAAGGAGAAGGCCAGGACGCTGATGATGGAGGTGCACCAGAAGGGTCGCGCCGTGGTCTCCAGCGGCTCCCGCGAGGAGATGGAGCGGGACGTCCAGGCGATGCACGGCTACGGCCTGTGGGCCACGCTCCAGCACGACTGA
- a CDS encoding Mov34/MPN/PAD-1 family protein: MLTITRELHDAIVAHARADHPDEACGVVAGAAGSGRPERFIPMLNAARSPTFYEFDSGDLLKLYREMDDRDEEPVIVYHSHTATEAYPSRTDVSYASEPNAHYVLVSTADGTEPGDPFQFRSFRIVDGVITEEDVEIVEAYAA, encoded by the coding sequence ATGCTGACCATCACCCGAGAGCTGCACGACGCGATCGTCGCCCACGCCCGTGCCGACCACCCGGACGAGGCCTGCGGCGTGGTCGCGGGCGCGGCCGGCAGTGGCCGCCCCGAGCGGTTCATCCCGATGCTCAACGCGGCGCGCTCGCCCACCTTCTACGAGTTCGACTCCGGTGACCTGCTCAAGCTCTACCGCGAGATGGACGACCGGGACGAGGAGCCCGTGATCGTCTACCACTCGCACACCGCCACCGAGGCGTACCCGTCGCGGACCGACGTCAGCTACGCCTCCGAGCCGAACGCCCACTACGTGCTGGTCTCCACCGCCGACGGCACCGAGCCGGGCGACCCGTTCCAGTTCCGCTCGTTCCGGATCGTGGACGGCGTGATCACGGAGGAAGACGTCGAGATCGTCGAGGCGTACGCCGCCTGA